A genomic window from Lotus japonicus ecotype B-129 chromosome 1, LjGifu_v1.2 includes:
- the LOC130728726 gene encoding uncharacterized protein LOC130728726 — MDFVNNEGDNLDEAFNEISEVQSQVRHANNVGMPPQIQILSHFRQELERRHRLCSVVLLCYIVHALHMLQMMSHHMHVPISDENEQRERRRLHLMRQLAHTEKCRDIIQMGPEAFMLLVHKLRGIEIVKDTIRSTVEEQVAKFLHVIGHNVKNRTVSFFFHRSGETVSRHFHNVLRAVISLHDEFLVQPSGRDVPPLILNNSRFYPFFKDCIGAIDGTRMWTHIRVKVPREEAPRFRGRKCSDLYSISHKSEALCLKSVPNNAFAFTIFSMNSGKASEVLKLYKL, encoded by the exons ATGGATTTTGTTAATAATGAGGGAGACAACTTAGATGAAGCATTCAATGAGATTAGTGAAGTGCAATCTCAAGTGAGACATGCTAACAATGTTGGCATGCCACCTCAAATACAAATTTTAAGTCATTTTCGTCAAGAGTTAGAAAGGCGACATCGCCTTTGTTCTGTAGTTTTGTTATGTTACATAGTTCATGCATTACATATGCTTCAAATGATGTCACATCACATGCATGTTCCAATTAGTGATGAAAATGAACAAAGGGAGCGTAGGCGTCTCCATTTAATGAGACAACTAGCACATACTGAAAAATGTCGGGACATCATACAAATGGGACCTGAAGCATTTATGTTGTTGGTTCATAAATTAAGAGGGATAGAGATTGTAAAGGATACCATACGGTCCACAGTTGAGGAACAAGTTGCTAAATTCTTACATGTCATTGGTCACAATGTAAAAAATCGAACTGTCTCATTTTTCTTCCACCGCTCCGGAGAGACTGTCAGTCGTCACTTTCACAATGTACTACGTGCTGTCATTTCACTTCATGATGAGTTCCTTGTCCAACCATCCGGTAGGGATGTACCTCCACTAATCTTAAACAATAGCAGATTCTATCCATTTTTTAAG GATTGCATTGGAGCCATAGATGGAACCCGAATGTGGACCCACATTCGGGTGAAGGTCCCAAGAGAAGAAGCCCCCCGATTTCGTGGAAggaaat gctctgacctctattcaatctcacacaaatcagaagcactgtgcttaaagagtgtcccaaacaacgctttcgcattcaccatattcagtatgaacagtggaaaagcttcagaagttctgaagttatacaaactctga